The Pseudomonadota bacterium sequence ATTGCCGGCGTAAAGGGCAGTGCCGTCCGGCGGAGTTGTCGGATCCGGCGGCTGGGCTGCGGGCAGCGCATCGGCGATCGCCTGCACTTCGACGGTCGTCAGAGTGTTGAGATAGCCCATGCTGCCGACATTGTTATTGATGGCGGCCTGGATCTGGGCGGCGGTCCGCCCCGGTTTACCGGTATTGGCCAATGGGCTGTGACAACCGGCACATTCACTGTTGTAAAGAGCAACGCCGTCCGGCGGAGTTGTCGGATCGGGCGGCTGGGCTGCGGGCAGCGCATCGGCGATCGCCTGAACCTCGACGGTAGTCAGGGTATTGAGATAGCCCATGTTGCCGATATTGTTATCGATGGCGGCCTGGATCTGGGCAGCGGTCCGCCCCGGTTTGCCGGTTGCTGCCAGTTGGCCGTGGCAGCCCGCGCAATTGCCGGAATAGAGGGTCGCTCCGTCGGCAGGGGTGGTTGGCGGCGGCTGGTTGGTCGTCAGCACATCGGTGATTGCCTGGATTTCCGAGGCTGTCAGGGTGGAGAGATATCCCATCCCGCCGATGTTGTTGGTGATCGCGGCCTGGATCTGGGCGCTGGTCCGATTTTTTTTGCTGCTTGAGGAGAGCGCGTTGTGGCACATTGCACAGTAGTCGGCATAAAGGGTCACTCCGCTGCCGGCGGGCGGTTGCGTGCCGAGCTGATGCTGCTCCTTAACCATCGCGACCAGCTGGGCCTTCCCGTCGGTAACCGTCTGGTTCACCAGACCAGGATCAAAGGTGCCGCGAACCGACATATCTTCTTTGGTTGATGCCACCAGCGTTTGCTGCTGCTGCAGAACAGCCATGATCATGTCACCCAGGGTGGGTTGCCCGGTCAACTGGGGGTCCTGCGCAAGTTCATTTTTAATCCGGTTGTACTCCGCCGCATTGAGTCTGCTCCGTAACGCATTGGACACGCTGTTCAATATCGTCGCCTGACTGGTTCTCTGCAGATCATTGCCGGTAACCTGAAAATTTCCGGTTATTTCCATGTAGTCGTTGACGGCCATATTGGCCTGGAGCAGGGTCAGCATGCTGTCGTCCACCCCGGAAGTCATGTTCTGCAGGTCCTGTCTGCCGCCTCCCTGGGGACGGGTCATGGGATTTTCATACAAGTCCGCCGCTGAAATTCCGGGAAATCCGGCCTCATTCAGGATGAACAGAAGATCATCTTCCGTCGTCCCGTTTGTCAGAAGGGTTGTAAGCGGAGTGACATTCACCGATGACCGGTCGCTGGTGGTGATCCTGCGCCGCAACATCCCCTGGTAGGGGGCGCCGCCATGCAGGCCCCGGTTGGAAACCTTCATCTCAACGATTGAGCCGGGGGTAAGGGCTTTGGGAAAGCGGAATACCCCGGATTCATCCGATGGACCGGATTGTCTTTGCAGGACGGTCATTCCGTCACCGGATACCTCCTGGAAGACCGCGCCGACGATATACGGATCGACCGCAACCCCGGTTGAACTGGTACTGTAATACTCTCCCCCCCCGGACGAGCCGCCGCAACCCGCCAGCAGGAACATCACCCAGAGTCCGCATAGATATGTACCGATCTTGCTGTTCAAATCATACCTCCTGTTGTCGTCACCATTATGAAGTGACAAAAATTTCATCCTTGCTTCGACCATCAGACCATCCGGGCCGAGTCGAACTGTTACAAGCACAAGTAAATTTTTGTTAACCAGCGGCAGTTAAAGCAAGGAGAGTGCCAATGGCCGGGCAATCAGCTTAAGATCTTGTTGTGGCGATGAAAAGCTGGCGTGAGAAGGGCGGGATGTCATTCCGATAAGTTGGAAAGTGACTGGTATTTACTACAGTTGAAAATGGGAAGAATGGTGAAATCTGGAGTTTTGTCTAATGATATCATCATGATACGTGAGGAGTATGGATATTCATACACCTTGAAGAATACCCTGTAAATATTGTGAACATGCATAACGAAACGCATTCCCCGCAGCTCGGAGTGTCGCAGGCTCCCTTACCTGCTGCGGGGTTAGTGTGCGAATCTGATGTAAGTAAACCTTCCGTACGGAGATTCCCCGTGGCTCGAAGTCGCACTCCGTTTGCTATCTGCCGCGGGGAGCTTCAATAACCTGCCCGGTTTTTGGAAAATGAAAGACCTGAAGCGGGGATTCTCCCGAAAAAAAGTTTCTAAAAACCCGTGTTGTCGGTTAGAGTGTCCTGCAGGGGAGTTTGGGAGCGGTTTGGGCAATCGGCCCGGCTGTTCACATGAGTTGAAATAAAATGAACAATGTGGAAACGGGGGTGTGTGATGCGTGCACTGAACAAGAAAAGAAAATTGTCTTTGCTTCTGTCTTCTGTGGCCTTCTGCTCAGGACTTGCCTTTGCCTTGTCCGCCCAGGCCGACTGGTCGGTCAATGATCCTTTCGTCGTGACCAACGATTGCGGCGCTCTGGGCACCAACTGCTCAGGCTACGCGAACACTCAGGCCTCTTTCAATGACCACCACGATAAATTTCCCAAGATGAACAATGCGGGGGATATCGTCTGGCAGGGCCGACCGTCCGGCGCCTCAAGCTATGATTATGAAATATTCTTGAAGAGCGCCGCTTCCGGACTGATCGAACAGATCACCGCCGACTCGAATTACGACAGCTCGCCGACCATCAACGATCTCGGTGAGGTGAGCTGGATGAGTTATGACGGCTCGGCCTGGAACGTAAATCTCTATTCGGGCGGCACCACCTCAAACATTTCGGCCCCGACCCCGCTTGAGCCGTGGCCGAGGATCAACAACCTCGGCGAGGTCGCCTGGATCCATGTTGACGGCAACGACTACGAGATCAAACTGTACTCCGGCGGCACGGAGACCCAGGTCACCGACAATGACACCAATGACGTGCAGATCAGGATCAACGACAACGGGGATCTGATGTGGCGCGGCCGCGGTGATCTGCAGGCCGACTTGAGTTATGACATCTACACCCGGATCGGCGGCGGCGGGATCACCCAGGTGACCCAGGATGATCTGCTCGACTGGTCGCCGCAGCTCAGCAATACCGGTCACCTGGTCTGGCTCTCCTACGACGGGGCGCAGTGTGACGTGGTGGTGAAACGGGCCGGGGATGCAACTCCGACCCAGATCACCTCGACTCCGGCAGAGGACCACAATCCGGTGATTAACGACGCCGGGATCGTCGCCTGGCAGAGTTTTGACGGCAATGACTGGGAGATTTTCACCTATTCCGGTGACACCATCACCCAGCTCACCGACAATGATTTTGACGATGTCACCCCGCAGATCAATTCCGCCGGGGAGATCGCCTGGTTCGCCTTCGGCGGGGATATCGGCGTCTACCTGTTCGAGCCCGACACCGGCACCGTGAGTAAATTGAGCGAGTCCTATACCGGCCACTATGACTCCGTCCCGGACATCAACGACCAGGGGAAAGTGGTGTGGAGCGGTTTTGACGGCACCGATTTCGAAATCATCGTCGCCGAGCCACCGGGCGGCATCCATGACGATGTCTATTTTTACCCCTACACCCTGAACCTGCGCAGCCATGGCAAGAAATTCAAGGCGGTGATCGATCTGCCGTTACCTCACTCCGCCGAGTTTATTGATCCGAAGACGGTCGCCATCACCATGATCAGCCCCGCCAATTCGCTGGCCGAGCCTTTGCCGGAGCCTCTTTACAGCAATGGTGGAGGACGGGTGGGTGATAGCGACGGGAATGGTCTGGTGGACATCACCGTCAACTTCGACCGGCAGGCGCTGATCGCCCTGATCGAACCGCTGGGAGTGCTCGGCGAGTTTAAACTGAGCATTGCCGGCAATATGTATACCGGTGATCAGTATCCCGGCAATCAGTATAATGGCGAGGTCATTACCGGCGTCAATTCCGTCATGGTCGTTGATCGGGAAATGAAGGAGTTCAAGAAGGAGCGCACAAAATTCAGGAAACATTCGAAGTGCACCAGGAAAAGAGAAGTTCGCGACCATGATCCGGGTGATCGCAAAGAAGTGAATGAGAGGTACGCAAAGCTCGGTAAAAAGGTGATGAAGGGGTTGAAGAAGAAAAAGAGGTAATCCCCGCCCATCCCTGCGATATACCGGGGATGTTTTTTATATGAACCCCCGAATCCTCTTACGGATTCGGGGGTTTTCTTTTGTTAAGATTCCGGAATGGGAAAAAGGGGGGGCGATTTCATTCATGGCCCCGGTCATTCCGCAAAAGTTCGTGCCGGTACGGCGAGTGGACGTTATGCCCCTGCACTTTTTTTGG is a genomic window containing:
- a CDS encoding CxxxxCH/CxxCH domain-containing protein, with the protein product MNSKIGTYLCGLWVMFLLAGCGGSSGGGEYYSTSSTGVAVDPYIVGAVFQEVSGDGMTVLQRQSGPSDESGVFRFPKALTPGSIVEMKVSNRGLHGGAPYQGMLRRRITTSDRSSVNVTPLTTLLTNGTTEDDLLFILNEAGFPGISAADLYENPMTRPQGGGRQDLQNMTSGVDDSMLTLLQANMAVNDYMEITGNFQVTGNDLQRTSQATILNSVSNALRSRLNAAEYNRIKNELAQDPQLTGQPTLGDMIMAVLQQQQTLVASTKEDMSVRGTFDPGLVNQTVTDGKAQLVAMVKEQHQLGTQPPAGSGVTLYADYCAMCHNALSSSSKKNRTSAQIQAAITNNIGGMGYLSTLTASEIQAITDVLTTNQPPPTTPADGATLYSGNCAGCHGQLAATGKPGRTAAQIQAAIDNNIGNMGYLNTLTTVEVQAIADALPAAQPPDPTTPPDGVALYNSECAGCHSPLANTGKPGRTAAQIQAAINNNVGSMGYLNTLTTVEVQAIADALPAAQPPDPTTPPDGTALYAGNCAGCHGSLANTTKPGRTAAQIQAAINNNVGSMGYLNTLSTAEVQAIADVLPPATTPGPDYGDCTACHGQPPSGNSYPNTAGAHAVHTSLPSVNNDCTTCHVGAAHNGQLDLGFPASYNARSGTATDNSNGTCSSISCHGGITTPVWATGSITVNTQCTSCHSSGTSQYNDYSSGQHNKHMSKGYSCTVCHNTTKLQVGHFSNLATTAFEQSAASTIGGGSTSVGLYQSGSCSSINCHGSKRW